In Archangium violaceum, the following are encoded in one genomic region:
- a CDS encoding HEAT repeat domain-containing protein, whose amino-acid sequence MIEEGRNAEEARYRALLELDVSSPGAREELVAGLHDESWRVRRAAAEGLTRLPEREAVVERLVSVLGERDETGARNAAAESLAAMGEQAVGPLVRLLVHADPDQRKFAADILGQLGRLEAEDALVRAMVEDGDLNVRVAAAEALGRMGGRVAARALERILHDPEPLLQLSALESLAALRHPPPLPEVVRLLANPTLKRSAYRVLGLIPQLAATELVCRGLGSESRSTREAALVALGTQALLSESTQRSEMDAAVRLALRRLPRAGEWVAAALLSEDGELRAGALVAAAALREPRLAPLVAEVAQEERLMPEVVRTLSYFGPEAGRELLASMDRFSFPAREVAGQALVEMVDATYVPELVQMLEWGELDLKMVAVQALGRTRSLDAVEPLARLLSQSELCALAARALVSLAASFPARVLQVLEDALTHGAEPAVLNALVRVGGTGMLPLVRRTAREASVPLRATAVEVLAVVDPAGGLEMARLALADEATRVRVAAVRVLGQLGDASMAGLLKRALGDEALEVQLAALDAVGECGAVERAAELEALVQHPDGAIAFRAVQSLARLGALRDEVLRRAVTHGDHEVVKAALLAGAVSAEGVSLAVELLGHPSWDVRAAAARVLGDSGGPACLPATRAALEAEMDSLARRALEDAVDRLSGR is encoded by the coding sequence ATGATCGAGGAGGGGCGGAACGCAGAGGAGGCGCGTTACCGGGCCCTGCTGGAGCTGGACGTGTCCTCGCCGGGCGCGCGCGAGGAGCTCGTGGCCGGACTCCATGACGAGAGCTGGCGTGTGCGTCGCGCGGCGGCGGAGGGCCTCACCCGGCTGCCGGAGCGCGAGGCGGTGGTGGAGCGGCTCGTCTCCGTGCTGGGCGAGCGCGACGAGACGGGCGCGCGCAACGCGGCGGCCGAGTCGCTGGCGGCCATGGGTGAGCAGGCCGTGGGGCCGCTGGTGCGGCTGCTCGTGCACGCGGACCCGGACCAGCGGAAGTTCGCCGCCGACATCCTCGGCCAGCTGGGACGGCTGGAGGCGGAGGACGCCCTGGTGCGCGCCATGGTGGAGGACGGGGATCTCAACGTCCGGGTGGCCGCGGCGGAGGCGCTGGGCCGGATGGGTGGCCGGGTCGCGGCGCGCGCGCTGGAGCGCATCCTTCATGATCCCGAGCCGCTGTTGCAGCTGAGCGCGCTGGAGTCGCTCGCGGCGCTGCGCCACCCGCCGCCGTTGCCGGAGGTGGTGCGGCTGCTGGCCAACCCCACGCTCAAGCGCAGCGCGTACCGGGTGCTGGGCCTCATTCCGCAGCTGGCGGCCACGGAGCTGGTGTGCCGGGGGCTGGGCTCGGAGTCCCGCTCCACGCGGGAGGCGGCGCTCGTGGCGCTGGGCACACAGGCCCTCCTGTCCGAGTCCACCCAGCGCTCGGAGATGGATGCGGCGGTGCGCCTGGCGCTGAGGCGGCTGCCTCGGGCGGGGGAGTGGGTGGCCGCCGCGCTGCTGTCCGAGGACGGGGAGCTGAGGGCGGGGGCGCTCGTCGCTGCGGCGGCCCTGCGCGAGCCCCGGCTGGCCCCTCTGGTGGCGGAGGTGGCGCAGGAGGAGCGGCTGATGCCGGAGGTGGTGCGGACGCTCTCGTACTTCGGCCCGGAGGCCGGGCGCGAGCTGCTGGCGAGCATGGACCGGTTCTCCTTCCCGGCGCGCGAGGTGGCGGGACAGGCGCTGGTGGAGATGGTGGACGCCACGTACGTGCCCGAGCTCGTCCAGATGCTGGAGTGGGGCGAGCTGGACTTGAAGATGGTGGCGGTGCAGGCGCTCGGCAGGACGCGCTCGCTGGATGCGGTGGAGCCACTGGCGCGCCTGTTGTCCCAGTCGGAGCTGTGCGCACTGGCGGCGCGCGCGCTGGTGTCGCTGGCGGCGAGCTTTCCCGCGCGGGTGCTCCAGGTGTTGGAGGATGCGCTGACGCACGGGGCGGAGCCGGCGGTGCTCAACGCGCTGGTGCGGGTGGGGGGGACGGGCATGTTGCCCCTGGTGCGGCGCACGGCCCGCGAGGCGTCCGTGCCGCTGCGCGCCACCGCCGTGGAAGTGCTGGCCGTGGTGGATCCCGCGGGGGGCCTGGAGATGGCGCGGCTGGCGCTGGCGGACGAGGCCACGCGGGTGCGTGTCGCGGCGGTGCGGGTGCTGGGCCAGCTCGGGGATGCCTCGATGGCGGGGCTCTTGAAACGGGCCCTGGGCGACGAGGCGCTGGAGGTGCAGCTGGCCGCCCTGGACGCGGTGGGCGAGTGCGGGGCGGTGGAGCGGGCGGCGGAGCTGGAGGCCCTGGTGCAGCACCCGGACGGAGCCATCGCCTTCCGGGCGGTGCAATCGCTGGCCCGGCTGGGAGCCCTGCGGGACGAGGTGCTCCGGCGCGCGGTGACTCATGGAGACCACGAGGTGGTGAAGGCGGCGCTGCTGGCGGGCGCGGTCTCGGCCGAGGGCGTGTCCCTGGCGGTGGAGCTGCTCGGCCACCCCAGCTGGGACGTACGGGCCGCGGCGGCGCGGGTGCTGGGAGACTCCGGTGGGCCCGCGTGCCTGCCGGCGACACGGGCCGCCCTGGAGGCGGAGATGGATTCACTGGCCCGCCGCGCCCTCGAGGACGCGGTGGATCGGCTGTCGGGACGTTGA
- a CDS encoding CheR family methyltransferase → MPFDTGKPEMSVEEFRLLRDFVYGHCGILVRDDMKFVMQRRLWPRLEVLGLTDFSSYYRYLRFDAQRRAELETAIEALTTHETYFFREPRQLKAFSEEVLPRLERRNARTKRLRIWSAGCSSGEEAYTVAMLLKDSGRFDGWDVEVHGTDISRRVLAVARQGEYGPSALRATAPDKIARYFDHVGPTRVRVRDDIRAWVSFGHQNLQDPEAGLLVSRMDAVFCRNVMIYFDTPARQRVLRHIYDKMVPGGYLLLGHSENLINLSADFELVHLRSDLVYRKPELGGGLAP, encoded by the coding sequence ATGCCTTTCGATACAGGCAAGCCGGAGATGTCCGTGGAGGAGTTCCGCCTGTTGCGGGACTTCGTCTACGGCCATTGCGGCATCCTCGTGCGCGACGACATGAAGTTCGTCATGCAGCGACGGTTGTGGCCACGGCTGGAGGTGCTGGGGTTGACGGACTTCAGCTCCTACTACCGCTACCTGCGCTTCGACGCGCAGCGGCGCGCCGAGCTGGAGACGGCCATCGAGGCGCTCACCACGCACGAGACGTACTTCTTCCGCGAGCCGCGCCAGCTCAAGGCCTTCTCCGAGGAGGTGCTCCCCCGGCTGGAGCGGCGCAACGCGCGCACGAAGCGGCTGCGCATCTGGTCGGCCGGGTGCTCCTCCGGGGAGGAGGCCTACACGGTGGCCATGCTGCTCAAGGACAGCGGGCGCTTCGATGGCTGGGACGTGGAGGTGCACGGCACGGACATCTCGCGCCGGGTGCTGGCCGTGGCTCGCCAGGGCGAGTACGGGCCCTCGGCGCTCCGGGCCACGGCACCGGACAAGATCGCCCGCTATTTCGATCACGTGGGGCCCACCCGGGTGCGCGTGCGCGACGACATCCGCGCCTGGGTGTCCTTCGGACATCAGAACCTTCAGGACCCGGAGGCGGGCCTGCTCGTGTCGCGGATGGACGCCGTCTTCTGCCGCAACGTGATGATCTACTTCGACACGCCCGCCCGGCAGCGGGTGCTTCGCCACATCTACGACAAGATGGTGCCCGGGGGGTATCTGCTCCTGGGGCACTCGGAGAATCTCATCAACCTGAGCGCGGATTTCGAACTGGTGCACCTGCGCAGTGATCTCGTCTACCGCAAGCCGGAGCTCGGCGGAGGGCTCGCTCCATGA
- a CDS encoding protein-glutamate methylesterase/protein-glutamine glutaminase encodes MSQMEPVKVLVVDDSAHNRRLLTELLESSPDVKVVGTAADGNEGLRQVMALHPDVVTLDLEMPRLGGYSFLRLLKSTAPTPVIVISSYAHKTDVFKALELGAFDFIAKPVRPTPDAVEKLRRELQEKVQAVRLVRSSDPRPVRRPKTMPMEPAFVAGIGASTGGPPAVQRLLEALAPEPSMCLLVCQHMPKQFTRAFAERLDKLGPFSVREAQEGDVVAPGHVFIAPGGRQLVVYRQTGQYVLGTPPPTMQDKHAPSVDRLFMSLAEAFGSKAVGVVLTGMGSDGAVGARAIQKAGGEVWAESEETAVIYGMPQEAVATGAVSRVLPLGDIGPSLVELARRRR; translated from the coding sequence ATGAGCCAGATGGAACCAGTGAAGGTGCTGGTGGTGGACGACTCGGCGCACAACCGCCGGTTGCTGACGGAGCTGCTGGAGTCCTCGCCGGACGTGAAGGTGGTGGGCACCGCGGCCGACGGCAACGAGGGGCTGCGCCAGGTGATGGCGCTGCACCCGGACGTGGTGACGTTGGATCTGGAGATGCCGAGGCTGGGGGGCTACTCCTTCCTGCGGCTGCTCAAGAGCACGGCACCCACGCCGGTCATCGTCATCTCGAGCTACGCGCACAAGACGGACGTCTTCAAGGCGCTGGAGCTGGGGGCCTTCGACTTCATCGCCAAGCCGGTGAGGCCCACGCCGGACGCGGTGGAGAAGCTGCGCCGGGAGCTGCAGGAGAAGGTGCAGGCGGTGCGGCTGGTGCGCTCGTCGGATCCGAGGCCGGTGCGCCGGCCGAAGACGATGCCGATGGAGCCCGCGTTCGTGGCGGGAATCGGCGCGTCCACCGGAGGGCCGCCGGCGGTGCAGCGGCTGCTGGAGGCGCTCGCGCCGGAGCCCTCGATGTGCCTGCTGGTGTGCCAGCACATGCCCAAGCAGTTCACCCGCGCCTTCGCGGAGCGGCTGGACAAGCTGGGGCCCTTCTCCGTGCGCGAGGCGCAGGAGGGAGACGTCGTGGCGCCGGGCCACGTCTTCATCGCGCCCGGAGGGCGGCAGCTCGTGGTGTACCGGCAGACGGGGCAGTACGTGCTGGGCACGCCGCCTCCGACGATGCAGGACAAGCACGCGCCCTCGGTGGATCGGCTCTTCATGAGCCTGGCCGAGGCGTTCGGCTCCAAGGCGGTGGGCGTGGTGCTGACGGGCATGGGCTCGGACGGCGCCGTGGGCGCCAGGGCCATCCAGAAGGCCGGAGGCGAGGTGTGGGCGGAGTCGGAGGAGACGGCGGTCATCTACGGCATGCCCCAGGAGGCGGTGGCCACCGGGGCGGTGAGCCGGGTCTTGCCGCTGGGCGACATCGGCCCCTCGCTGGTAGAGCTGGCCCGCAGGAGGCGGTGA
- a CDS encoding histidine phosphatase family protein yields MSVQSSSPVLAPTQLIVIRHGETAWNRERRLQGQLDVPLNSHGEAQAAALGMALQAEPLDAIYSSDLSRALQTARALAAGRPLAVRTEPGLRERHFGEFQGLTQVEVSERYPEGFAAWQARVPDHAPAGGERLVDFYARVVDITLSLARRHLGGRIALVAHGGVLDCLYRAAHGMSLDAPRKHELRNAGINRLHSDGHRLTVAQWGDVAHLDARGLDEVDQRHVR; encoded by the coding sequence ATGTCCGTGCAGTCGTCATCCCCCGTGCTTGCCCCCACCCAGCTGATCGTCATCCGTCACGGAGAGACCGCCTGGAATCGCGAGCGGCGGTTGCAGGGGCAGCTCGATGTGCCTCTCAATTCACACGGCGAGGCCCAGGCGGCCGCGCTGGGCATGGCACTCCAGGCCGAGCCGCTCGACGCCATCTACTCGAGCGACCTCTCCCGGGCCCTGCAGACCGCGCGAGCCCTCGCCGCCGGGAGGCCGCTCGCCGTGCGGACCGAGCCGGGACTGCGCGAGCGCCACTTCGGTGAGTTCCAGGGACTGACCCAGGTCGAGGTCTCCGAGCGGTACCCCGAGGGTTTCGCGGCGTGGCAGGCGCGGGTGCCGGACCATGCGCCGGCGGGCGGCGAGCGGCTCGTCGACTTCTACGCCCGGGTAGTCGACATCACCCTGTCGCTGGCGCGCCGCCACCTCGGCGGACGCATCGCCCTGGTCGCGCACGGGGGCGTGCTGGATTGTCTGTACCGGGCGGCGCATGGCATGTCGCTCGATGCTCCGCGCAAGCATGAGCTGCGCAACGCCGGCATCAACCGGCTCCACAGTGACGGCCACCGCCTCACCGTCGCCCAGTGGGGCGACGTGGCCCACCTCGACGCACGCGGACTCGACGAGGTGGACCAGCGGCACGTGCGGTGA
- a CDS encoding response regulator, whose amino-acid sequence MSAVLLVDDEMDLLELYTDVLEVMGYQVLHAHDGLEALELARKHRPDLIVTDWMMPRLDGVELCKRLLQDPELKAIPIILHSTRRAPWIPGVRYVLSKTCPLEEFEEAVALAIDSTLESQPEALQAATHPW is encoded by the coding sequence GTGAGCGCGGTACTCCTGGTCGATGACGAGATGGATCTGCTGGAGCTCTACACCGACGTGCTGGAGGTCATGGGCTACCAGGTCCTCCATGCGCACGATGGTCTGGAAGCCCTCGAGCTGGCCCGAAAGCATCGGCCAGACCTGATCGTGACGGACTGGATGATGCCTCGCCTGGACGGAGTCGAGCTCTGCAAGCGCCTTCTCCAGGACCCCGAGCTCAAGGCCATCCCCATCATCCTGCACAGCACCCGGCGGGCACCCTGGATTCCAGGCGTCCGCTACGTCCTCTCCAAGACCTGTCCGCTGGAGGAGTTCGAGGAAGCGGTGGCCCTGGCGATCGACAGTACCCTCGAGTCCCAACCCGAAGCCCTGCAAGCGGCCACGCACCCCTGGTGA